Proteins encoded within one genomic window of Nitrosarchaeum sp.:
- a CDS encoding thioredoxin family protein has product MVLLESQIKLKHGDKAPEFQLMGIDDKKHTLNDYNTYRGILVIFMCNHCPYVKAKVDALNELYEKYGGKIAIVGINSNDSKDYPEDSFENMKVTAKEKGFKFDYLVDDTQEIAKKYGAICTPDPFLFNSSKQLVFHGKIDNAMKPDSIATEKTMSKNIEKLLAGEKIEKDFDPSIGCSIKWKEN; this is encoded by the coding sequence ATGGTACTTTTAGAATCTCAAATTAAATTAAAACACGGAGATAAAGCTCCAGAGTTTCAACTTATGGGTATTGATGATAAAAAACACACATTAAATGACTATAACACATATCGTGGAATTTTAGTTATTTTCATGTGTAATCACTGCCCATATGTCAAGGCAAAAGTAGACGCGTTAAATGAGTTGTATGAAAAATATGGTGGCAAAATAGCAATAGTTGGAATTAATAGCAATGACTCCAAAGACTATCCAGAAGACAGTTTTGAAAATATGAAAGTAACTGCAAAAGAAAAGGGATTCAAATTTGATTATTTAGTGGATGACACTCAAGAAATTGCAAAAAAATATGGTGCAATATGTACACCAGATCCTTTCTTATTTAATAGCAGCAAACAGCTAGTATTTCATGGAAAGATAGACAATGCAATGAAACCTGATTCTATTGCTACTGAAAAAACAATGAGTAAGAATATAGAAAAATTACTAGCTGGAGAGAAAATTGAAAAAGATTTTGACCCATCAATTGGATGCTCAATCAAGTGGAAGGAAAATTAA